The genomic segment GCAGTATCGGTTGGCGATGAAATACCTCAGCGAAATGACCGACGAGCAGACGCTGGTGATGTATAGCGGTCACCCGTTCGGACTGTTCCCCTCGCACAAGAATGCACCGCGCGTGGTGGTGACGAACGGCATGGTGATACCGAACTATTCGAAGCCCGACGACTGGGAGCGCATGAACGCACTGGGCGTGAGCCAGTATGGTCAGATGACGGCAGGTTCATACATGTATATCGGTCCGCAGGGTATCGTTCACGGTACGACCATCACGGTGCTGAACGCTGCGCGCAAGGTGGGCGGCGACAATATGAAACTCTTTGTGACGGCAGGTCTTGGCGGCATGAGCGGTGCTCAGCCGAAGGCGGGAAACATTGCCAAGGTGGTCAGCATCACTGCTGAAATCAATCCGAAGGCGGCGGAGAAGCGCTACGAGCAAGGCTGGGTTGACGAGCTGCACTACGACCTGAACGAGCTGATTCCCGCAGTGCGCAAGGCGATTGATGAGCGTCGCGTGGTGTCGATGGCATACGTCGGCAACGTGGTGGACCTCTGGGAGAAGCTTGCCGAGGAGCAGATGACCGTCGATTTGGGCAGCGACCAGACGTCACTGCACAACCCGTGGGCAGGCGGATATTATCCCGTCGGCTACACGCTGGAAGAGAGCAACCGCATGATGGCGGAAGAACCCGAGCGCTTCAAGGAGGCTGTGCAGGCTTCGTTGCGCCGCCAGGTGGCTGCCATCAACAAGCTGACGGCGCGCGGCATGTACTTCTTCGACTACGGAAACGCGTTCCTGCTCGAATCGAGCCGCGCCGGAGCCGACATCATGAAGGACGGCAAGTTCCGCTATCCGTCATACGTGCAAGATATTATGGGTCCGATGTTCTTCGACTATGGCTTCGGACCGTTCCGCTGGGTGTGCACGTCGTGCGACCCGACCGACCTCGAAACGACCGACCGTCTGGCTGCCGAGGTGCTCGAGGAAATCCGGAAAGATGCTCCGGCAGACATCTGCGGGCAGATGGACGACAATATTCACTGGATTAAGGAGGCTGGACGGAACAAGCTCGTAGTCGGTTCTCAGGCACGCATCCTGTATGCCGACGCCGAAGGGCGTGCAAAGATTGCCCTTGCATTCAACGATGCCATCAAGCGCGGCGAGCTGAAGGCACCCGTCGTGCTGGGACGCGACCACCACGACGTGAGCGGTACTGACTCGCCCTTCCGTGAGACGTCGAACATCTACGACGGCTCGCAGTTCTGCGCCGACATGGCTGTGCAGAACGTCATCGGCGACTCCTTCCGCGGCGCGACGTGGGTGAGCATCCACAACGGCGGCGGTGTAGGCTGGGGCGAAGTCATCAACGGCGGCTTCGGAATGGTCATCGACGGTTCGGAAGACAGCGAGCGCCACATCCGCGAGATGCTCTTCTGGGACGTGAACAACGGCATCACGCGCCGCGCATGGGCACGCAACAGCGGTTCCATTGACGCCATCAAGCGCGAGATGGCGCGCACGCCGGGCTTCACGGCGACGCTGCCCGAGCTGGTTGACGACGCCATCATCGACGGCATCCGCTTCTGATAGCCACGCGCTGAAATACTCCGGGCAATGCGCTACGTTGCCCTCTGCGCCCCGCTGTGTTACCCGCAGCGGGGCGCTGCGTTTATCGGTGCGCTCCGCTGTATTCAACGCAGCGCATAGCTCCCCTACACATTATTATATATAGGGGGAAAAAACGTCAGGCTTTCGTTTGGAGAATCCAAGTGAAAGCCTTATCTTTGCAACTAAATTAGAAAAACAATAAAAGGAAAAATCACATGAAAACACATCAAATCAGTGCCGAACATCTGTCGATTGAACGCATCGGAGAAATCATCAACGAAGGCTACAAACTTGAGCTTGGCAGCGACGCACGCCAGCGCATCACGCATTGCCGTGAATATCTCGATCGCAAGATTGCCGAGTCGGAAGTGCCCATCTATGGTGTGACGACGGGTTTCGGCTCGCTCTGCAAAATCTCTATCAGCGAAGACCAATTGTCGCAACTGCAAATCAACCTTATGATGTCTCACGCCTGCGGCATCGGTGAGCGAGTGAGCAACGAGATTGTCAAAATCATGCTATTGCTCAAAATCCAGTCTCTCAGCTACGGCTATTCCGGTTCAAAACTCGACACGGTAGAGCGACTCATCGACTTCTTCAACAACGATATCTATCCCATCGTCTATCGTCAGGGTTCCGTAGGCGCATCCGGCGACCTCGTTCCGCTGGCACACCTCTGTCTGCCCTTGTGCGGACTGGGCGACGTAGAGTATCAAGGGAAGTGCATGAGCGGTGCTGAAGTAACGAAGATGATGGGGTGGGAACCCATTCGCCTCGCTTCGAAAGAAGGACTGGCGCTGCTCAACGGAACGCAAAATATGAGCGCACACGCCGTCTGGGCACTCATCAAGGCAAAACGCCTCATCGACTGGGGAGACAGCATCGCTGCCATGTCGCTCGAAGCATACGACGGACGCATCGAACCGTTCACGCTCGCCGTGCATACCGTTCGTCCGCACAAAGGACAGATTGACACAGCCAACCGCATGCGCGAACTGCTCGAGGGAAGCCAACTCATCAAGCAGCCCAAAGTCAACGTGCAAGACCCATACTCATTCCGCTGCATCCCGCAAGTGCACGGAACGGTGAAAGACACCTACGACTACGTCAAGTCGGTGATTGATACCGAAATCAATTCGGCAACCGACAATCCGACCGTGTGTCCCGATGAAGACCTCATCATCTCAGCCGGCAACTTCCACGGCGAACCCATCGCACTGCCAATGGACTTCCTCTGCATCGCAATGAACGAACTGGGAAGCATCAGCGAACGCCGGACATACAAGCTCGTATCGGGCACCCGCGATCTGCCCAGCTTCCTCGTAGCCAAGCCTGGCGTGAACAGCGGATTCATGATACCGCAATATACCGCAGCAGCCATCGCCAGCCAGAGCAAGACACTGTGCATGCCGGCATCGGCTGACACCATTCCGACCTCGCAGGGACAGGAAGACCACGTGTCGATGGGAGCCAATGCTGCTACAAAACTCGTGCAGGTTATCGACAACACCGAGCGCATCCTTGCTATCGAACTCTTCAACGCCGCACAGGCACTCGAGTTCAGACGGCCGCTGAAGTCGTCGCCCGTCATCGAAAAGCTGCATGCCGACTATCGACAAGTAGTGCCGTTCATCGACGACGACCAAATCATGTACCCGCACATCGCTGTATCGGTGAAATTCCTGCAGGAGCACTAAGAGGGAAACGTCATAGAAACGAATTGAAAGGGAAGCGGACTCAAAAACTCCGCTTCCCTTTTTTCGTTGTGGACTGTGCTGAGTGAATTCTTGCCATTCCATTTTGCGGACAGTTCTTCTCAGCTTCGCGCACAGTTCATCGGAGCTGTACACACAAAAACTCCCTTGTCTCGCGACAGGGGAGTCCTAAAAAATAAAAATACTCAAATAAAAAAGTGGAAAAAACGAAAATGTCCATGCTTCACAGCACGAAACAAATCCTAGTAATAAATAAAAAAATTCATTCTTCAATTCCCCCCATCTTATGCAAGATAGAAAAGAATTTGTGCAAATGTAAAGATATTTCTTTTAATAGCCAAATTTTTTGGAAAAAAAATGATGAATTACCTTTATTTTTCTTGTTTACAATGTTTCAAACTGGAAAGAAAGCAGTCCGTTTGCTGTGAAAATGACATTTTGGAAGGATGAAACAGCAGGTGTCCTGATGAGTTTGGAAGTCGCGTTTTTGTGCTCGGAGCATATATGCATTGTTTCCTGAGTGCGACGGTGTTGATTAAAACAGTACGACGGCTTTGTGCATGCAGCACAAAGCCGTCGTATTCGGATGGGCTGAACTGTTTGTTGTTTTTTTATTTTACGAGAACAACAAGGTATTTGCTTGTGCTCCAGAATTGTTGTGGATTATTGATTCTCAGGATATATTGTCCGCTGGCATCCTGTGTGAGCGAATAGCTTGCTGAGGGGTGAGCGGTCAGCAGTTTGGCTGATTTCGAGTAGAGTTTGATTTCCTTGTCCACCCGTATGTCTATTTTCGTGAAATAGTTTTTGTTGAAATTGCTTTTCAATACGTCGCCTTTGACGAGTATGTTCTGTTCTCTCAGCTCGTTTTTCGTTCCGAACACATACCATGCCGTGTGGAGTTCTTTATCCTGAGTGTTGATGGTTTGCGTCTTCTGGTGGCTTTCTGTTTTCAGGTTCTCCACGTTGGTGTTCAGATTGTTGATAGTCTCGTCAAGCTCGGAGATGTGTATATCTTTCTTGTCGAGTTCTGCCCGCAGTTGCTGGAGTTGTTTGTCTTTTTCCTCCAGTTGTTTCACCATTCCTTCGAGTGAGCGCTTCAGTTCATCACTCTTGAAACTGCTTTCGCGCAGTTGTTGACGCATCTTGTTGATCAGTTCGCGGTTTTGTTGCATGCGCGATTGGATAAAGGCGATGTTTTCCTTTATCTGGACCGCTTTGTTTGCACCTTCGCCGTCTTTAGCGAGGCTCACTCTGTCTTCCGCTTCGTTGATCTGGCGGAATCCTTCCTGGATGTCGTTCAGCGTAGCCATCATGTCGTTGATTTCATTATCGCGTTGTGCAATAATCTTTTGCAACGAGTCTGTCTGTAACTGTTGTGCGAGGTCTTGTGCCTTTTTCTCTTCTTTACAACCGGCAATCATTAGAATGCCAACCATGATAAATAGCAAGTTCTTCATAATTCTTTATATTTTTGAGTTTTATCTTTCTTTTGTTGAGGCAGACCGCCAACGACGATGACTATTTCGCCGCGTGGTGGGGTCTGTGTGAAGTGCCCAATCAGTTCTGCGAGTGTCCCTCTGACGTGCTGCTCGTGTATTTTGGAAATCTCTCGAGCCACACTTGCCTGGCGTTCTTCTCCGAAGATTTCTGCCAGTTGTTGCAGTGTCTTCAGCGTGCGGTGGGGCGATTCGTAGAAAATCATGGTCCTCGTTTCTTCCTTTAAACTGGCAAGTCTTGTTGCTCTCCCTTTCTTTTGTGGCAGGAATCCTTCGAAACAGAAACGTTCGCAAGGCAGTCCTGACGAGACAAGCGCCGGAACGAATGCCGTGGCTCCGGGAAGCGTCTGCACCTCAATGCCTGCTGCGATGGCTTCGCGTACGAGGAAAAATCCAGGGTCGCTGATGCCCGGCGTGCCGGCGTCACTGATGAGTGCGACGGTCTGACCGCCTTTCAGTCGCTCGACGATTCCTGCTGCAGTGCCATGCTCGTTGAACTTGTGGTGTGACATCAGTCGGTTCTGAATGTCGAAGTGCTTGAGCAGGACTCCCGACGTGCGGGTGTCTTCCGCCAAGATAAGGTCTGCTTCGCGTAAGATGCGCACCGCACGGAGCGTCATGTCTTCCATGTTGCCCACAGGGGTCGGTATGAGATACAAGATACCCATAATCGGGGCAAAGATAATGAAAATTTCGATTAAATGAGTAAAATGGGAAAATATTTTCCTTTTTCGGATATGAGAAATTGCTTTGAACCCGAGCGTAGAATGTTTTATTCCCGCATGATAGCCGCCCCTTATCGAGGGACTCTAAATATACAGAGATGCTTCTTCTCTTATTAAATAAGGTGATGTGATAATCCGAATCACCAAAGGATGGCGATGGAAGTTTTGCTGGATAAAAAAGTTTCTTGAAAATTTGGAGATATGCGCCGAACTCCGTACCTTTGCAGTCGCAACTGACAAAACCGTGTGTGGAGAATGCCGCCGCAGGAGCTGATGTTGCAGGTATCGGGATTTAGCGCAGTTGGTAGCGCACACGTCTGGGGGGCGCGAGGTCGCTGGTTCGAGTCCAGTAATCCCGACAGAAAGAAAATCCAAATCACTGATTATCAGTAGTTTGGATTTCTTTTATGCTCTAAATTGGCGTGCTTTTGGCGTGCTAGTTATTGTTTTGGCGTTCCTTGACTCCTGATTTTGCAGTTTGCAATCTCGGAGTTTGCAGATAGAGGCTTTAGTATTTGGGGATTCTATATTCTCTGAGATTGAGCCAGACCATTAAGCCTATTGAACAAACAAAGAACAAAAACACTAATAATGGAAACCACAGTCTCTCCCATAACACATCCCATAGGCATCTGTTGAATGCAGCATATATGGCATAGCCTACACTGATAATTGCCATTATAATCATTGCCCAGAAGTTCCACCAAGAAAGATAGATACCCTTGTTGTTAAGCACCTTCTTTAATTCCTCAGTCTTCTTGTCACATGTTCCAGTGAGTGATTTCATCGAAGATACGGTTTGCTTGTCTATGTCCTCTTTTACTTTCTGTCCTGCCTCTCCTACTGTCGTGGCAACATGTTTGTTGATTGTTATAGGAAGGGCAGACAACAGATTCTTGTCATCTTCAGAAAGACTTACTTTTATATCCTTGCAGCCTTCCAGACGTTTCACAAGCCTTTCCATAGTCTCTAAAATCTTAGCGTTCTGCTCTTGCTGTCTGTCAAAATTCCGTTGTATCTGTAGGATTTTCTCCAGATAGTCAGCACTAAACGTTGATTCTCCCCCGATAGGAGCTGGCACGTTCTCATTTTGAGATGTACCAGCTACAGTCATATTCTCCTTTTCTTCCCGCCCCTCCACATTGTCGAACAGGCTTTCTGCATCTTTATATTTTTTCATTACATTATATATTTGCACTTTTACATAATTATATTATTATCTTCCATAACCATGACGAATGACCTTGCGCGGACAACTGCGGGCTACGGCCTTGGCGATACGCATGGCACGCAGCAATTCATCGTCGTCGTCCTTCTTCTTGTGAGGCAGATCATTGTTACTTCCTCCGCAACTGCCTGACGAATACCCAGAGCCACCAGGGGTGCTCATCAGCTCAAAGAACACGAAGAGCGAAGTCTCAATCACTTCTTCGAGCACAAAGTCAAACTCATCTTCGAGAGCCTTGAAGGTGCTACTCATAGCATCCACAACATTCTCAGAAACGTCAAAGGTGAAGTGCTCAGCCTCCTTGCCATCCACCATGTTGCGGTCAAACTCAAAATGTTCCTTCTTTGTATCAGGACTTACAGGCTCACAAACAAAGTGATGACGTTCTGCATACTCGACCCTGGTCTTCTGCTCATTGGCTTTCCTCTTGGCCGTCTCAGCATCCATATCCTTGTGCAACTGCCTCCAAGTCGCCTCAATTCTACTGGCCGTCAGCTGCCGTCCAATCTCTGAGGCGTTATACTTTGAGTTGCCTCGCTTGATTCTATAGCCTACGACCTCGCCATTACTGTCCTTTTTGAGTTCGGCAGAATAGCCACGTTCCTTTATCTTCTGGAGAAATACACCCCAGTCGAAGCGGTTCATCTTCCTCAGAATGTCATAGAGGGCCTCCTTAATCTCAGCCTTATGTTCCTCGCTGATTTCTCGCGACTGCTTCCAGCCCATGCTCTGGTTGATGCTGTTTGCAGCCATCGTTGCTTTCAGCCCTATAAGATTGGTGTCAT from the Prevotella sp. Rep29 genome contains:
- a CDS encoding urocanate hydratase, whose product is MTNEDFKREIMLGIPAELPEPKAYDTNINHAPKRKEILNEDEKRLALRNALRYFPKHLHAQLAPEFAEELKTYGRIYMYRYRPSYEMYARPIEDYPHKSRQAAAIMMMIQNNLDPRVAQHPHELITYGGNGAVFQNWAQYRLAMKYLSEMTDEQTLVMYSGHPFGLFPSHKNAPRVVVTNGMVIPNYSKPDDWERMNALGVSQYGQMTAGSYMYIGPQGIVHGTTITVLNAARKVGGDNMKLFVTAGLGGMSGAQPKAGNIAKVVSITAEINPKAAEKRYEQGWVDELHYDLNELIPAVRKAIDERRVVSMAYVGNVVDLWEKLAEEQMTVDLGSDQTSLHNPWAGGYYPVGYTLEESNRMMAEEPERFKEAVQASLRRQVAAINKLTARGMYFFDYGNAFLLESSRAGADIMKDGKFRYPSYVQDIMGPMFFDYGFGPFRWVCTSCDPTDLETTDRLAAEVLEEIRKDAPADICGQMDDNIHWIKEAGRNKLVVGSQARILYADAEGRAKIALAFNDAIKRGELKAPVVLGRDHHDVSGTDSPFRETSNIYDGSQFCADMAVQNVIGDSFRGATWVSIHNGGGVGWGEVINGGFGMVIDGSEDSERHIREMLFWDVNNGITRRAWARNSGSIDAIKREMARTPGFTATLPELVDDAIIDGIRF
- the hutH gene encoding histidine ammonia-lyase, giving the protein MKTHQISAEHLSIERIGEIINEGYKLELGSDARQRITHCREYLDRKIAESEVPIYGVTTGFGSLCKISISEDQLSQLQINLMMSHACGIGERVSNEIVKIMLLLKIQSLSYGYSGSKLDTVERLIDFFNNDIYPIVYRQGSVGASGDLVPLAHLCLPLCGLGDVEYQGKCMSGAEVTKMMGWEPIRLASKEGLALLNGTQNMSAHAVWALIKAKRLIDWGDSIAAMSLEAYDGRIEPFTLAVHTVRPHKGQIDTANRMRELLEGSQLIKQPKVNVQDPYSFRCIPQVHGTVKDTYDYVKSVIDTEINSATDNPTVCPDEDLIISAGNFHGEPIALPMDFLCIAMNELGSISERRTYKLVSGTRDLPSFLVAKPGVNSGFMIPQYTAAAIASQSKTLCMPASADTIPTSQGQEDHVSMGANAATKLVQVIDNTERILAIELFNAAQALEFRRPLKSSPVIEKLHADYRQVVPFIDDDQIMYPHIAVSVKFLQEH
- the rsmI gene encoding 16S rRNA (cytidine(1402)-2'-O)-methyltransferase → MGILYLIPTPVGNMEDMTLRAVRILREADLILAEDTRTSGVLLKHFDIQNRLMSHHKFNEHGTAAGIVERLKGGQTVALISDAGTPGISDPGFFLVREAIAAGIEVQTLPGATAFVPALVSSGLPCERFCFEGFLPQKKGRATRLASLKEETRTMIFYESPHRTLKTLQQLAEIFGEERQASVAREISKIHEQHVRGTLAELIGHFTQTPPRGEIVIVVGGLPQQKKDKTQKYKEL